The following are encoded together in the Pleurocapsa sp. FMAR1 genome:
- the cysH gene encoding phosphoadenosine phosphosulfate reductase: protein MTCATVKLDTLNLSQANQKLEDAEALSVVEWSCKTFGDGLVMTTSFGIQAAVMLHLVTKMIPKIPVIWIDTGYLPAETYQFAEQLTKKLNLNLHVYQSSISPARMEALYGKLWEQNDVEALNLYDKIRKVEPMQRALDDLNATAWLAGLRKDQTAHRQNLARVEQQNKLYKIYPILNWNARDIYQYLTTYDLPYHPFFDLGYVSVGDWHSSRPLTADDTNGRDTRFNGLKQECGLHLPQTSGEEESLNCSSL, encoded by the coding sequence ATGACCTGTGCCACAGTCAAATTAGATACTCTCAATTTATCTCAAGCCAATCAGAAATTAGAAGATGCAGAAGCATTGTCTGTAGTTGAATGGAGTTGCAAAACTTTTGGCGATGGCTTGGTGATGACTACCAGCTTTGGTATTCAGGCGGCGGTAATGTTACACCTTGTAACTAAAATGATTCCCAAAATTCCTGTAATTTGGATCGATACAGGCTATCTCCCTGCTGAAACTTATCAATTTGCCGAACAGTTAACTAAAAAGCTCAATCTCAATCTTCACGTTTATCAGTCTTCTATTTCCCCAGCGCGAATGGAAGCTTTATATGGAAAACTATGGGAACAAAATGATGTAGAAGCTTTGAATCTCTACGATAAGATCCGCAAAGTCGAACCAATGCAGCGCGCCTTAGACGATTTAAATGCCACTGCTTGGCTGGCGGGACTACGTAAAGACCAAACGGCTCATCGTCAAAATTTAGCTAGGGTAGAACAGCAAAATAAGCTATATAAGATTTACCCTATTTTAAATTGGAATGCGCGGGACATTTATCAGTATCTGACTACTTACGATCTTCCTTATCATCCTTTTTTCGATCTAGGCTATGTTTCTGTGGGTGATTGGCACTCTAGTCGCCCTTTAACCGCTGATGACACTAATGGTAGAGATACTCGTTTTAATGGTTTAAAACAAGAATGTGGCTTACATTTACCGCAAACTTCAGGGGAAGAAGAAAGCCTTAATTGCAGCAGCTTATAA
- the recN gene encoding DNA repair protein RecN, with protein sequence MLVNLKINNFALVDSLELNLQNGLSVLTGETGAGKSIILDAIDIVLGGKANVRMIRSGSDRSLVEATFQTNARLNEWLEAQEIDLLEEDTLICSREIVNGKANLRSRSRVNGVLVNRQLMSELRSRLVEITAQGQTVNLLISEKQRNLLDAYGGKSIVQQLAIVTQAYETAQQARKALDKRIQSEQELLQRQDLLRFQLKDLKEAELTDADELEELEQERDRLSHVVELQQLGNQTYQMLYEGDYDAPAGADLLGKAESCLMEMVEYDSELAPILEMVQSGLAQIVEAGQQINSYSEGLEADPERLEEIELRIRQLKNICRKYGPDLADVIALYEQLQQELAEMNGAGQSIEVLQQEYESAIANLTVECQKLTQLRQKAAVKLEKQLVKELKPLAMDKVVFECRLIECSPTAMGADKVVFYFSPNAGEAVQPLSIIASGGEMSRFLLALKACFSSAESSSHTLIFDEIDAGVSGKVAQAIAEKLHQLGKQHQVLCVTHQPLIAAMANGHFKVEKTIIEETAKAKQENGNSGIADIRTVVRIKSLNDHNMRAEEIAQITGGHSAEDAIAFAESLLAKAAKYQASQSK encoded by the coding sequence ATGCTCGTTAATCTAAAAATTAATAATTTTGCTTTAGTTGACTCTTTAGAACTTAATCTGCAAAATGGTTTAAGCGTTTTAACAGGAGAAACTGGTGCAGGTAAATCAATTATTCTTGATGCAATTGATATTGTTTTAGGCGGAAAAGCTAATGTCCGCATGATTCGCAGTGGCAGCGATCGCTCTCTGGTGGAAGCGACTTTCCAGACTAATGCTCGACTAAATGAATGGCTAGAAGCACAAGAAATCGATCTCCTAGAAGAAGATACTTTGATCTGTAGCCGTGAAATAGTTAATGGCAAAGCCAACCTGAGATCTCGCAGTCGGGTAAACGGGGTGTTGGTTAATCGTCAGTTGATGAGCGAATTGCGATCGCGCTTGGTAGAAATTACGGCGCAAGGACAAACCGTAAATTTATTAATCTCGGAAAAGCAAAGAAATTTATTAGATGCCTATGGTGGCAAGTCGATTGTTCAACAGTTAGCTATAGTAACTCAGGCTTATGAAACTGCCCAGCAGGCAAGAAAAGCCTTAGACAAACGGATTCAGTCCGAACAAGAACTATTGCAACGCCAAGACTTGTTACGGTTTCAGCTTAAGGATTTAAAAGAGGCTGAACTAACTGATGCTGATGAACTAGAAGAACTTGAGCAAGAACGCGATCGCCTGTCTCATGTAGTGGAGTTACAGCAGTTAGGCAACCAAACCTATCAAATGCTCTATGAGGGAGATTATGATGCACCTGCGGGAGCAGATCTTTTGGGTAAAGCCGAATCTTGTCTGATGGAGATGGTGGAATACGATAGCGAACTTGCTCCTATCTTAGAAATGGTGCAGTCTGGATTGGCGCAAATAGTCGAAGCAGGACAGCAAATTAACAGCTATAGCGAGGGTTTAGAAGCCGATCCAGAGCGTTTGGAGGAGATCGAATTAAGAATCAGACAGCTAAAAAATATCTGCCGTAAATATGGTCCAGATTTAGCCGATGTGATTGCTCTTTATGAACAGCTTCAGCAAGAACTAGCTGAAATGAATGGGGCGGGACAATCAATTGAAGTCTTACAGCAAGAATATGAGTCGGCAATAGCCAATTTGACAGTAGAGTGTCAAAAGCTAACTCAGCTAAGGCAAAAGGCTGCCGTTAAGCTAGAAAAGCAGCTTGTCAAAGAGTTAAAGCCTCTAGCGATGGATAAGGTAGTATTTGAATGTCGCCTAATTGAATGTAGCCCTACGGCGATGGGTGCAGACAAGGTAGTGTTTTACTTTAGTCCCAATGCAGGAGAGGCTGTACAGCCATTATCAATAATTGCTTCTGGGGGCGAAATGAGTCGGTTTTTACTTGCCCTAAAAGCCTGCTTTAGTAGTGCAGAATCAAGTTCTCATACCCTGATCTTTGATGAAATCGATGCAGGGGTTTCGGGCAAAGTTGCTCAGGCGATCGCCGAAAAGCTGCACCAGCTAGGTAAACAGCACCAGGTACTATGCGTTACCCACCAACCATTAATTGCAGCAATGGCAAATGGGCATTTTAAGGTTGAGAAAACTATCATCGAAGAAACTGCTAAAGCCAAACAGGAAAACGGCAACTCTGGTATAGCAGATATACGTACAGTTGTTAGAATAAAATCTCTAAATGATCATAATATGCGTGCCGAAGAAATAGCACAAATTACGGGGGGGCATTCAGCAGAAGATGCGATCGCTTTTGCTGAGTCTCTACTGGCAAAAGCAGCCAAATATCAGGCATCTCAATCAAAGTAG
- a CDS encoding Txe/YoeB family addiction module toxin has protein sequence MKVVFATSALKDYYDFQEKDPKVFKRINRILRNIKKTPFDGLGKPEPLKYNWTGYWSRRITQEHRLVYKVTEDKIFVAQCKFHY, from the coding sequence TTGAAAGTTGTTTTTGCCACTTCTGCTTTGAAAGATTATTATGACTTCCAAGAAAAAGACCCTAAAGTATTTAAGCGAATCAATCGTATACTGAGAAATATTAAAAAAACCCCCTTTGATGGTCTTGGTAAACCAGAACCACTCAAATATAATTGGACGGGTTATTGGTCAAGAAGAATCACTCAAGAACATCGCTTAGTATACAAAGTTACTGAAGATAAGATATTTGTGGCTCAATGTAAATTTCATTACTAA
- a CDS encoding type II toxin-antitoxin system Phd/YefM family antitoxin, with protein MESVNYSEFRQNLANYLNKVEDDRIPIVVSRSNGRKVVVMSFDDYQTNEATLHLMSSQENIRVLSEAIAELEDGGGVEVEIEVGGC; from the coding sequence ATGGAATCTGTTAATTACTCAGAATTTCGTCAAAATCTGGCTAACTATCTTAATAAGGTGGAAGATGATCGCATTCCCATCGTAGTATCGAGGTCTAACGGAAGAAAAGTGGTGGTGATGAGCTTTGATGATTATCAGACTAATGAAGCCACCCTACATTTGATGTCTAGTCAAGAAAATATTAGAGTTTTGTCTGAGGCGATCGCTGAATTAGAAGATGGTGGTGGAGTTGAAGTAGAAATTGAAGTCGGGGGATGCTGA
- a CDS encoding MFS transporter gives MKSDRWREKFDLPPLFWLIALIAFINAISFTIIIPLIYPYAKQFGLSDLQASLLTTAFALSQFFGTPILGKLSDRLGRKYILVFSLAGTVVANLIASVAGVAWLLYAARVLDGLTGGNTSVASAVISDITTPQQRPKAFGIFAATFRLGFVIGPVLSYLAQQLPTFPGVSSLGMSFLVSAAIAAFASLLTLFFLPETTSQSGEFKLSWDDFAFGKIVKSATRPKLGKLFVLTFLSGITFTIFTFAFQPFFLFVLKQDAKGLAIMFALVGILGFISQVFALEPLSKKFNLIDIVSVSLVLRGITFLLMPTFPTYGAFVIILIVFGLVNSFPMPLIDTVLSLNTNNKEQGEVLGINSSYLSMANAIGPVISGLLVSINYTTPLWITGVLTILVAGFAFKLKPQFKCTKSIVNS, from the coding sequence ATGAAAAGCGATCGCTGGCGTGAAAAATTTGATTTGCCCCCATTATTTTGGCTGATAGCTTTAATTGCTTTCATCAACGCCATTAGTTTCACAATAATTATTCCCCTCATTTATCCCTATGCCAAACAGTTCGGCTTAAGCGATCTACAGGCTAGTTTACTAACTACAGCTTTTGCCTTGTCGCAGTTTTTTGGTACTCCCATATTAGGCAAGCTGTCAGATCGCCTGGGACGCAAATATATATTAGTTTTTAGTTTAGCGGGGACAGTAGTAGCGAATTTAATTGCTAGTGTGGCGGGGGTTGCTTGGCTGCTGTATGCTGCGCGAGTCTTAGATGGCTTGACTGGAGGGAATACCTCGGTTGCCAGTGCGGTAATTAGCGATATTACTACTCCCCAGCAACGTCCAAAAGCCTTTGGTATTTTTGCGGCTACCTTTCGTTTGGGGTTTGTCATTGGTCCTGTCTTAAGCTACCTAGCGCAGCAGTTGCCGACTTTTCCTGGGGTTTCTTCTCTGGGAATGAGTTTTTTGGTTAGTGCGGCGATCGCGGCTTTTGCTTCTTTGTTAACTTTATTTTTTCTCCCCGAAACCACTTCTCAATCAGGGGAATTTAAATTAAGCTGGGACGATTTTGCCTTTGGCAAGATTGTCAAATCTGCTACTAGACCAAAGTTGGGTAAATTGTTTGTCCTTACTTTTTTAAGCGGCATTACCTTTACTATCTTTACCTTTGCTTTTCAGCCGTTTTTCCTGTTTGTCTTAAAGCAAGATGCTAAAGGATTGGCAATCATGTTTGCTTTGGTGGGGATACTGGGCTTTATTTCTCAGGTATTTGCCCTTGAACCTTTGAGTAAAAAATTCAATCTAATTGATATTGTTAGCGTTTCTTTGGTTTTACGGGGAATAACTTTCTTATTGATGCCAACTTTCCCTACCTATGGCGCATTTGTGATTATTTTGATCGTCTTTGGTCTAGTTAATTCTTTTCCCATGCCTTTGATCGACACAGTGTTATCTCTTAATACAAACAATAAAGAACAAGGAGAAGTGTTGGGAATTAACTCTTCTTACTTAAGCATGGCTAATGCGATCGGTCCTGTCATTTCGGGCTTATTAGTTAGCATAAATTACACCACACCCTTGTGGATTACGGGAGTATTAACTATTTTAGTTGCAGGATTTGCCTTCAAACTCAAGCCTCAGTTTAAATGTACTAAATCAATAGTTAATAGCTGA
- a CDS encoding diguanylate cyclase domain-containing protein: protein MFAVLFIDLDRFKIINDSLGHLVGDKLLIAIAKTLSEDLRTMDTVARLGGDEFVILLDDIHSLQDAIAEGVEIREQLQQLKALGCEFAQGYLFAQPLDPRELESKLFKAKATV from the coding sequence TTGTTTGCGGTACTTTTTATTGATCTTGATCGTTTTAAAATTATTAATGATAGTTTGGGTCATTTAGTCGGTGATAAATTACTGATTGCGATCGCCAAAACTCTCTCGGAAGATTTGCGAACTATGGATACGGTGGCTCGTTTGGGAGGAGATGAATTTGTTATTTTACTAGATGATATTCATTCTCTGCAAGATGCGATCGCCGAAGGAGTAGAAATTAGAGAGCAGTTACAGCAATTAAAAGCTTTGGGTTGCGAATTTGCCCAAGGTTACTTATTTGCCCAACCCCTCGATCCAAGAGAGCTTGAATCAAAGCTATTTAAGGCAAAAGCAACGGTTTAG
- a CDS encoding ATP-binding protein: MVVVMPESDFMAEINANTRTTILLCLASLLVATLLGTITSRWITKPIRRLINASMAIASGDLEQTVRIKKIDELSVLADSFNQMASQLKSSFAQLDATNQELDTANQELANTNQELENRVVERTKELQTAKEAAEVANKAKSSFLANMSHELRTPLNAILGFTQIMQRDKSATRSQLENLAVVNRSGEHLLALINDVLDLSKIEAGRIDLNSNSFDLHRLLDTTVEMLEFKADAKSLQLLFERHPNTPNYVRTDERKLRQVLINLLNNALKFTTEGGVTLRVKADAANDKLLLFEIADTGAGIAPEELNTLFDAFTQTETGRQSEEGTGLGLPISRKFVQFMGGNITVSSDLQTGTVFKFQIVTEPPLADELQPHKSQKKVIALKPNQPSYRILVVDDRQENRQIVLKLLQPVGFEVKEANNGQEAVAIWQEWQPHLIWMDMRMPVMNGYEATKYIKSHLKGQAVYIIALTASTFEEERAIVLSAGCDDFVRKPFQIEEVLLRVKNQLDLQLAKAEILSLNQQLEQKVQERTLQLKISNQKLVAFNQQLKQEIIERQKAEQQLIYDALYDGLTSLPNRTLLMDRIERALQNS, encoded by the coding sequence ATGGTGGTGGTAATGCCAGAATCAGACTTTATGGCAGAGATTAATGCTAATACCCGTACTACCATTTTACTGTGTTTGGCTTCTTTATTAGTGGCAACTCTGTTGGGAACAATCACTTCTCGTTGGATAACAAAGCCGATTCGTCGCCTTATTAATGCCAGTATGGCGATCGCCAGTGGCGATTTAGAACAAACAGTCAGGATTAAAAAGATCGATGAATTAAGTGTTTTAGCTGATTCCTTTAACCAAATGGCAAGTCAGTTAAAGTCTTCTTTTGCTCAACTAGATGCCACCAACCAGGAGTTGGATACTGCTAATCAAGAATTAGCCAATACCAACCAAGAACTAGAAAATCGGGTTGTCGAGCGTACCAAAGAATTACAAACTGCCAAAGAAGCAGCAGAAGTAGCCAACAAAGCCAAAAGCTCTTTCTTAGCCAACATGAGTCATGAGCTACGGACTCCTCTGAACGCTATTCTCGGTTTTACCCAAATCATGCAGCGGGATAAATCAGCAACGCGATCGCAATTAGAAAATTTGGCAGTGGTTAATCGTAGCGGAGAACATCTACTGGCTTTGATTAACGATGTTTTAGATCTGTCAAAAATCGAAGCTGGGCGAATCGATCTTAATTCCAATAGCTTTGACCTACATCGCCTCCTCGATACCACGGTTGAAATGTTAGAATTTAAGGCTGATGCTAAAAGCCTACAGCTTTTATTTGAGCGTCATCCCAATACACCGAACTACGTGCGTACCGATGAACGTAAATTACGGCAAGTATTAATTAATCTATTAAATAATGCTCTTAAATTTACTACCGAAGGCGGAGTAACTCTACGAGTCAAAGCAGATGCAGCCAACGATAAGCTTTTATTATTTGAAATTGCCGATACTGGTGCAGGAATTGCCCCCGAAGAATTAAATACTCTATTTGATGCGTTTACGCAAACAGAAACAGGCAGACAGTCAGAAGAAGGAACGGGTTTAGGCTTACCCATTAGTCGTAAATTCGTGCAGTTCATGGGAGGAAATATTACCGTCAGTAGCGATTTGCAGACAGGAACGGTATTTAAATTCCAAATTGTGACTGAACCTCCTCTCGCTGATGAATTGCAACCTCACAAATCCCAGAAAAAGGTTATTGCCTTAAAACCAAACCAGCCTAGCTATCGTATTTTGGTCGTGGACGATCGCCAGGAGAATCGTCAAATTGTCTTAAAACTACTGCAACCAGTTGGCTTTGAAGTCAAGGAAGCCAACAACGGTCAAGAAGCCGTAGCCATCTGGCAAGAATGGCAGCCTCATCTAATTTGGATGGACATGAGGATGCCAGTGATGAACGGTTATGAAGCAACTAAATACATCAAATCACACCTAAAAGGTCAGGCTGTTTATATTATTGCTTTAACAGCATCAACTTTTGAGGAGGAAAGAGCGATTGTTTTATCAGCAGGATGTGATGATTTTGTCCGTAAACCCTTTCAGATTGAAGAAGTCTTGCTGCGAGTTAAAAATCAACTAGATCTACAATTAGCCAAAGCCGAAATTTTGAGCTTAAACCAACAGCTAGAACAAAAAGTCCAGGAGCGAACTCTACAGTTAAAAATTAGTAATCAAAAGTTAGTAGCTTTTAACCAACAGCTAAAACAAGAAATTATCGAACGTCAAAAAGCCGAACAGCAGTTAATTTATGATGCTCTCTACGATGGCTTAACTAGTTTGCCCAATCGCACCCTATTAATGGATCGTATCGAGCGCGCCTTGCAAAATTCTTAA